Part of the Oncorhynchus mykiss isolate Arlee chromosome 12, USDA_OmykA_1.1, whole genome shotgun sequence genome, CTCCTGTGTGATGATATGGAGTAATTACTTGTGCTCAGATAAAAAGGCATGTCTGGGAGAGAGTAATAAATATAGGCATACttgaaagagagaggtagagagagagggctatagagagatagagggggtagagagagagagaaaaagagagggggagagagagaaaaagagagggcgtagagagagagagagagaaagagtgatggggtagagagagaaaaggagagggggagagagagagagacagacgaaaagagagagagaggaggagaaagagaaaaagagtgaaagaggggataaagagagagagttctATTTTGTACCATGCTGAGAGAGGTCTCTTGTTAGCAGGGGTGCAGATGGAGGGTTGGCAGTTGAAGCCTCGAGGGTCTGGTCACAGctgcactccctctctctctcagcgggATAGAAAAGATaaccctttctccttctctctctctcccacagtctCCCAGTGTGATGAGCCTCTGAGTACAGCCCTGTAACTTCAGGCCTAACGACTGGAGCTCTCCAGCTAACCAAACAGCAATTGAAGAAACACTAAACCCTACCACAGGGTTCACGCATCCAGTTCTATTAAAAGTGTATGGATGGGCCACTACAGGAGGGGATTTCAGACTGGGAATTTGAGTGTGATTCCCCatgttggtggtagtggtagtgtgtctCACCCCTCTTGCAGTCAGGGCTCTGGTCGCTCTTGGCCTCACTGTTGTCGCCATGGGATACGGTGGTGGGTTCGGGGGCTGGGCTAGTGCTGGTTTCCTGTTTGACGGGGGAGGATTCAGCGATAGAACTCTGGTTACTGTTGTCGTCTGAGAaaaagaaggggagagggaagaagacagaaggtttttacatttgtttaacCTTTAACTCCATCATGGGTCCACAAGGCATACACACTGACCCACACACTGCACGTTAAGCGTCCTACAGAGTTCAAAGCTGCGGAGCCGTGTTATTTACTTTGAGATATGGCGGCCACTAGATAACAGCCAATATGTAATAATGGACCGTTTGTCAGAGTTTCGCAGCTATGGACTCTGAATTGAGCTTTACCCACCATTCATGTCCATCATCCCAGGAGAAGAGCTGTTCTCTGGTGTGGTCAATTCTGACCCATACTTCTCATCCTTCCCCTTCTTCTTCTGCAAGACAACAGACAGGGGCAGAAATACTGTTTACATACAACACAATGACGTGACATGAGTTTGAGATGCTGAGAGAATTCTATAAAAGAACTAGACACTGAACTAGACACACgggctgtggtgtggtggtgtgtgtggtgggctgtggtgtggtggtgtgtgtgtgtgggctgtggtgtggtatggtggtgtgtgtgatgggcTGTGGtttggtggtgtgtgtggtgggctgTGGTGTGGTGGGCTGTGGTGGGCTGTGGtttggtggtgtgtgtggtgggctgtggtgtggtggtgtgtgtggtgggctgtggtgtggtgggctgtggtgggctgtggtgtggtatggtggtgtgtgtggtgggctgtggtttggtggtgtgtgtggtgggctgTGGTGTGGTGGGCTGTGTATTATGTACTTCATCTGCTGTTTTGGGCTCAGTCACTGGAACCCACTTGAAGATCCTCAGGGATGTGTCTCCAACTGTCACCCATTTCTTCTCCCTGGTAGAGagagacgcacgcacacacacaattatttAAATGGTTCAATTCGATTCGCATTCAATGTTCCTTTAGTGATAACAGCTCTCTCAGGgcatcccacaaaacacaatacagACTAAGTTCAGTCGGAAATAAACAACAATATGGAGAGGAGACAGTCCCAGACTTTTGTTATAGAATAACATAGTTCCTATCACTCCTGGTTTATACTCGAGtagcgcagcagtctaaggcacttcatctcagtgctagaggcgccactacagaccccggttcgattccaggctctatcacaaccggccgtgattgggagtcccatagggccgcgcacaattggcccagcgtcatccgggtttggcccggagtaggcagtcattgtaaatatgaatttgttaactgacttgcctagttaaataaaaggttaaaaaaaataggaCTTTTTGcattataataataaaatagtATTACATTTTTGCAATAGCAAACGTGATCCAATACAAATGTGGGCCTATTACAATTGAAAATCTAAATAGTTTTGATTCAAGGGGTACAAGTAAACATATCCATATGAAAACAAACTGAAGTAAGCTATTAGAATTTGTTTACATTCTTTCCATCTCGAAAGTTTCCTAACTGTAatttgcaaatgaccttaaaaaatgTCCTATCTTTTCAATTATTTTGCAGAATTACTCTATTTAATGGAGACATGGGTGCAGAATCTCACTTTTAATTCATAAAACGAATCCACTGGTGAAAATAAATGTTGCCTTGATATAAAGTTCATAAACATAAttttgaaataaaatgtaaaaaattccAGTGTTATTTCTATTTGTAAAACCCTGAGACTGACTGCTTGTTCAGCAATCCAGTAGTCCtacgctctccctctcccagacCCCACCGCGCAATCTCTGTTCGACCTAAAGGGCGACCCAAAGCGCTTAATTTAAAACTCCAGACGGTCTAAAAACTACTCCGGCTCTAGAGCGCACTTGTCATAGTCCTGAAGTGTGTTAATGAATGATTTGCGTCGAGTCAGTGTTCTGTCGGCTCTCTCCCACTACAGCAGCTAGGAGAAAGGAATGGCTTCATGTGACTGCAACGAAATGGCTTCTGGGTTTAACCCACATTAAACCTTGGTGGGAAATTCTCTAGAATAATAGGGATCTCGGTTTGTAGGCTACTCGATATACGTAGCCACGCACACCACGAGTGCGCCCTGCGCACATGAGTAGAGATGCTGTCCTAAATCCCATATTTCAATCGCATGCTCATTCGTTCAATTTCCCTCTCAAAACAGGCAAGGCTTTTTCTCATGTTTGTTAACGAATggtgttttttcccctctgtctTACCATTTCCGTACTTTCTCAATCGCGGCCATAACCCGCTTGATGTCATCTTTCGCCCTGCTTCGAGTCTCGGCTCGTACCGACCTGCCCGACATTGCCGCGGTTGGAAGGCTTGGAAATATTTTAAAGCTCGCCGGCAGTTCTGACACAATGCAAACACACCGTACAGAGCGCACAGAGGAGCCAGCGCGCTTGCGCCAAGTGGAGAGGAGCGAGTAGGGCCCGCTGCAGAGATGCGCCTTGTTTCCCCACAGTAATACAGACAGCAGAACAAAGCCACACAAACTCAACTATGGAAAACCTTGCCTGAAGAGTCTGAAATAATATTATAGGTAAAACAAAGGGTAATTATTTTTTTGCACGATAGTACTCGTGGCAAAAGTGACAATTTATATTATTACGCCCATTAAACA contains:
- the LOC110537086 gene encoding B-cell CLL/lymphoma 7 protein family member A-like, producing the protein MSGRSVRAETRSRAKDDIKRVMAAIEKVRKWEKKWVTVGDTSLRIFKWVPVTEPKTADEKKKGKDEKYGSELTTPENSSSPGMMDMNDDNSNQSSIAESSPVKQETSTSPAPEPTTVSHGDNSEAKSDQSPDCKRVKSNPSERDKRDSSQTSSGEKDTSDSRKATLDPEEEAPRSKKNKQESPSQDYEEK